Genomic window (Megamonas funiformis):
GGCTGTAAAAAATAAAATTACTGATGCAGGTTTAAATTTTCACCTTTCTCAAGGTTCTTCTCGTACTATAGTAGGTGTTATTGGTGATAAGAAAAAAATTGCTACACTACAAATGAATAGTTTCGGTGGTGTAGAAAAAACTGTTTCCATCACTGAAAAATATAAATTAGTAAGCCGTGATTTTAAAAAAGAGGATAGCATTATTGATGTAAATGGTGTTAAAATTGGTGGTGGTCATCTCGCTATCATGTCTGGCCCTTGTGCTGTTGAAAGCAAAGAACAATTGCTTGAAGCTGCTAAAGCTGTAAAAGCTTGTGGCGCACAATTTTTACGCGGTGGTGCATTTAAACCTCGTACTTCTCCATATGATTTCCAAGGATTAGCTGAAGAAGGTTTAAAAATGCTTCGTGAAGTAGCTGATGAAGTAGGTCTTAATGTTGTAACTGAAATCGTAAATATCAACGATTTAGATATGATTTGCAAATACGCTGATATGCTTCAAATCGGTGCTCGCAATATGCAAAACTTCCAATTATTAAAAGAAGTAGGTCATACAAATAAACCTGTACTTTTAAAACGCGGTCTTAGTGCTACAATCAGTGAATGGTTAAATGCTGCAGAATACATCGCTAGCGGTGGTAATTACAATATCGTACTTTGCGAACGTGGTATTAGAACATATGAAACATTCACTCGTAATACTTTAGATTTAAGTGCTGTAGCTGCTGTTAAAGAATTATCTCATTTGCCTATCATCGTAGACCCCAGTCATGGTACTGGTCGTTGGCAAATGGTTCGCCCTATGGCTCGTGCTGCTATCGCTGCTGGTGCTGATGGCTTAATGATTGAAGTACATCCACATCCTGAAGTAGCTCTAAGCGATGGCGACCAATCACTTAAACCAGATAATTTTGCAGTTGTTATGCAGGAAGTTCGTCAAATTGCACAAATGATGGGGAAAACATTATGAATACAGAAAAAACACCAAAATTACATTTAGCCATTTTAGGTGTAGGTCTTATCGGTGGTGCTTTCGGTATGGCACTAAAAGATAAATTACAAGATGATATCTTCATCACTGGTAATACTCGCACTGAAAAATCTTTACATGAAGCAAAAGCTTTAAAGGCAATTGATGAAGGTTTTTTAGACCCAATAGAATGTGTACAAGGTGCTGATATTATTTACCTCAGCACTCCTGTATTACAAATTGTACCTTTAGTAAAAAAAATATTACCACATTTAAAACCAGGCGCAATTTTAACAGATGCAGGCAGTACAAAATCTTTCATTGCCAAACAAATCATGGATTTACTTCCTGAAAATATCTATTATGTAGCTGGTCATCCTATGACAGGACGTGAAAAAAGCGGTGTAACAGCTGCTCATAAGGATTTATTCAATAATAAATGTTATGTAATCGTCAAAGATACAGGTGCTCCAGCCAAAGTAGTTGAAAAAATCGTCAATCTAATAAAATTAACTAATGCTAATATTACAACTCTCACTTTAGAAGAACATGATAGATGTGCTTCTATCATCAGTCATATTCCTCATATTACAGCAGCTGCACTAGTTAATCTTTTAGATAAAAACCCTAACGATTTAGAATCTTGCATCACTCTTGCTGGTGGTGGATTTAAAGATACTACGCGCATTGCTTCCTCTAATGCTGATATGTGGGCAGATATATGTATCTCTAACAGTGAGCCTATTATCGAACATCTATCACAACTTCAATCACTACTAAGCGGAGTAATCACTTCTATTGCCAAAAAAGACCGCCAAGCCATTCATGATTATTTTGTTGAATCAAAAACAAGACGCGATATGATACTAGAAGAAACAAAGGACAAATATGATTTAATTTAGGTGAAAAATGCAACACAAAGCTTATAGTTTTCTAATTATCGCTTGTCTTCTATGGGGATTTCAACCTGTTACTATAAAAATAGTAACGCAAGAAATGAATATCTTAACGATAATTCCTCTTAGATTTCTTATTGTCAGTATAATCTTATTCATTATCATGAAAATAACAAATGAAAAAAATTTTTTACCACCCAAAAAATCTCTATTAACTTTATTCCTAATGGGATTTTTTGGCATTACAGTAAGTAACGGCATTCAATTCACAGGACTACAATATTCCTCTGTTGGTAATATGACATTAATCAGTACCACAGCTCCTGTC
Coding sequences:
- a CDS encoding prephenate dehydrogenase; this translates as MNTEKTPKLHLAILGVGLIGGAFGMALKDKLQDDIFITGNTRTEKSLHEAKALKAIDEGFLDPIECVQGADIIYLSTPVLQIVPLVKKILPHLKPGAILTDAGSTKSFIAKQIMDLLPENIYYVAGHPMTGREKSGVTAAHKDLFNNKCYVIVKDTGAPAKVVEKIVNLIKLTNANITTLTLEEHDRCASIISHIPHITAAALVNLLDKNPNDLESCITLAGGGFKDTTRIASSNADMWADICISNSEPIIEHLSQLQSLLSGVITSIAKKDRQAIHDYFVESKTRRDMILEETKDKYDLI
- the aroF gene encoding 3-deoxy-7-phosphoheptulonate synthase — protein: MIIVMKPEATTAELEAVKNKITDAGLNFHLSQGSSRTIVGVIGDKKKIATLQMNSFGGVEKTVSITEKYKLVSRDFKKEDSIIDVNGVKIGGGHLAIMSGPCAVESKEQLLEAAKAVKACGAQFLRGGAFKPRTSPYDFQGLAEEGLKMLREVADEVGLNVVTEIVNINDLDMICKYADMLQIGARNMQNFQLLKEVGHTNKPVLLKRGLSATISEWLNAAEYIASGGNYNIVLCERGIRTYETFTRNTLDLSAVAAVKELSHLPIIVDPSHGTGRWQMVRPMARAAIAAGADGLMIEVHPHPEVALSDGDQSLKPDNFAVVMQEVRQIAQMMGKTL